In Caproicibacterium amylolyticum, a genomic segment contains:
- a CDS encoding adenylate kinase — protein sequence MNLILLGAPGAGKGTQAETICAKLKIPAISTGNMIREALKSGTEMGLKAKSYMESGDLVPDEVVIGIVKDRLQQDDCKNGFVLDGFPRTIPQAEALDKMGVKIDKVIEIHVPDEKIVARMSGRRVCEDCGASYHLLYKKPKVEGKCSVCGGTLVQRTDDHPDTVNARLKEYHTKTEPLKAYYEKQGKLVVVEGQEEVADTSRLTLAAIEA from the coding sequence ATGAACCTGATTCTGTTGGGCGCACCCGGTGCCGGAAAAGGCACACAGGCAGAGACAATCTGCGCAAAACTCAAGATCCCTGCTATTTCGACCGGCAACATGATTCGAGAAGCGCTGAAAAGCGGTACAGAGATGGGCCTTAAAGCAAAATCCTACATGGAAAGCGGCGATTTGGTCCCGGATGAAGTCGTTATCGGCATTGTAAAAGACCGTTTACAGCAGGATGACTGCAAGAACGGTTTTGTGCTGGATGGCTTTCCGAGAACCATCCCTCAGGCCGAGGCTCTGGATAAGATGGGCGTTAAAATCGATAAAGTCATCGAGATTCATGTTCCCGATGAGAAAATCGTAGCCCGCATGTCCGGACGCCGTGTCTGCGAAGACTGCGGCGCAAGCTATCACCTTCTGTATAAGAAGCCGAAGGTGGAGGGCAAGTGCAGCGTCTGCGGCGGCACCCTGGTTCAGCGTACGGATGACCACCCGGATACGGTCAATGCACGTTTGAAGGAATATCACACGAAGACCGAACCGCTCAAGGCTTACTATGAGAAGCAGGGCAAGCTGGTCGTCGTGGAGGGTCAGGAAGAGGTAGCAGATACTTCCCGCCTGACTCTTGCAGCAATCGAGGCGTAA
- the map gene encoding type I methionyl aminopeptidase: MIILKTSRELTCMKHAGRIAQNALKLAGSLVKPGVSTWELDKAAHDYIVGEGAVPSCLGYGGFPATCCISVNDVVVHGIPSKTKILKEGDIVSIDLCATYEGFVGDNTWTYAVGKVSDEAQRLMDTTRESLFKGIEAAKPGNRIGDVGSAVQRYAEARGYSVVRNYTGHGVGANMHEDPSVPNYGTPGRGVRLLPGMVIAIEPMICQGTYEVKTLSDGWTTLTKDGKLAAHYEHTVAITEAGPVILTEGD; the protein is encoded by the coding sequence ATGATCATTTTAAAAACCAGCCGTGAGCTGACCTGTATGAAGCATGCCGGCCGGATTGCACAAAATGCACTGAAGCTGGCAGGTTCTTTGGTCAAGCCGGGAGTTTCCACATGGGAACTTGATAAGGCAGCCCATGACTATATAGTGGGAGAGGGCGCTGTTCCCTCCTGCCTTGGCTACGGCGGTTTTCCGGCGACCTGCTGTATTTCTGTCAACGATGTGGTCGTCCATGGCATACCGAGTAAGACGAAAATTCTTAAAGAGGGCGACATTGTCAGTATTGACTTGTGCGCCACTTATGAAGGCTTTGTTGGTGACAACACCTGGACTTATGCCGTAGGCAAAGTCAGCGATGAAGCCCAGCGTCTTATGGATACAACCCGCGAGAGCCTGTTTAAAGGCATAGAAGCCGCAAAGCCCGGCAACCGCATTGGTGACGTTGGCAGCGCGGTTCAGCGGTATGCTGAAGCTCGCGGTTACTCGGTGGTACGGAATTACACCGGCCACGGAGTAGGCGCGAATATGCACGAAGACCCCAGTGTTCCAAATTACGGCACGCCCGGTCGCGGCGTGCGCCTGTTGCCCGGCATGGTCATTGCGATTGAGCCAATGATCTGCCAGGGCACCTACGAGGTAAAAACTCTGTCTGATGGCTGGACGACTTTGACAAAGGATGGCAAGCTGGCTGCTCATTATGAGCATACGGTTGCTATTACAGAAGCAGGCCCGGTCATCCTGACAGAGGGCGACTGA
- a CDS encoding KOW domain-containing RNA-binding protein has translation MEIKRGTVACSAAGHDKGSFCTVLSLLGQYALVCDGKRRTLEKPKKKKLIHLFPTRTILPEEALHSNRTLRAALRPFCGKGSSTPEEADL, from the coding sequence ATGGAGATAAAGCGCGGCACGGTGGCCTGCAGTGCAGCCGGCCACGATAAAGGCAGCTTTTGCACAGTGCTTTCCCTTTTGGGGCAGTACGCTCTGGTGTGTGACGGCAAACGCCGCACACTGGAAAAGCCAAAGAAGAAAAAGCTTATCCACCTTTTTCCTACCCGCACGATTCTACCGGAGGAAGCCCTGCACAGCAACCGAACGCTTCGGGCGGCTCTTCGGCCGTTTTGCGGCAAGGGCAGTTCCACGCCAGAGGAGGCTGATTTGTAA
- the infA gene encoding translation initiation factor IF-1 has product MSKQDVIETEGTVVEALPNAMFKVELQNHHTIMAHISGKLRMNFIRILPGDKVTVEMSPYDLTQGRITWRTK; this is encoded by the coding sequence ATGTCAAAGCAGGACGTAATTGAAACCGAAGGTACCGTAGTTGAAGCTCTGCCAAACGCAATGTTTAAGGTGGAGCTGCAGAATCACCACACGATTATGGCCCATATCTCCGGCAAACTGCGTATGAATTTCATCCGCATCCTGCCCGGAGACAAGGTGACCGTAGAGATGTCTCCCTACGACCTGACTCAGGGCCGCATCACGTGGCGTACCAAGTAA
- the rpmJ gene encoding 50S ribosomal protein L36: MKVRPSVKKMCEKCKIIKRKGKVMVICENPKHKQRQG, from the coding sequence ATGAAAGTAAGACCTTCTGTTAAAAAAATGTGCGAGAAGTGCAAAATCATCAAACGCAAGGGCAAAGTCATGGTGATTTGCGAAAACCCGAAGCACAAACAGCGTCAGGGCTAA
- the rpsM gene encoding 30S ribosomal protein S13, translating to MARIAGIDLPRDKRVEIALTYIFGIGRKTATDICSATGVNPDLRVRDLTEDDAAKLREYIEHNCRVEGDLRRDVAFDIKRLTEIGCYRGIRHRKGLPVRGQRSKTNARTRKGPRKTMANKKK from the coding sequence ATGGCTCGTATAGCAGGTATTGACTTGCCAAGAGACAAACGCGTCGAGATCGCCTTGACTTATATCTTTGGTATCGGCCGCAAAACCGCTACCGATATTTGCTCCGCAACCGGCGTAAACCCTGACTTGCGCGTGCGCGACCTTACCGAGGACGACGCCGCAAAGCTCAGAGAATATATTGAACACAACTGCCGCGTGGAAGGCGACCTTCGCCGCGATGTGGCATTTGACATCAAACGACTCACCGAAATCGGCTGCTACCGTGGCATTCGCCACCGCAAAGGTCTGCCGGTACGCGGCCAGCGTTCCAAGACTAACGCGAGGACTCGTAAAGGCCCCCGTAAGACCATGGCCAACAAGAAGAAGTAA
- the rpsK gene encoding 30S ribosomal protein S11 encodes MPATKGTAKKAVATRRRRERKNIDRGAAHIQSTFNNTIVTITDVQGNAVSWASSGELGFRGSRKSTPFAAQTAAETAAKVAIEHGMKTVDVFVKGPGAGREAAIRALQNAGLEVTMIKDVTPVPHNGCRPPKRRRV; translated from the coding sequence ATGCCAGCAACTAAAGGCACAGCCAAAAAGGCTGTTGCAACCCGCCGCCGCCGTGAGCGCAAAAACATTGACCGCGGCGCAGCGCATATCCAGTCTACTTTCAACAATACAATCGTAACGATTACCGATGTGCAGGGCAATGCCGTTTCCTGGGCAAGCTCCGGTGAACTCGGTTTCCGCGGCAGCAGAAAGTCCACCCCCTTTGCCGCACAGACCGCTGCTGAGACCGCTGCAAAAGTGGCCATCGAGCACGGCATGAAGACGGTTGACGTTTTTGTTAAGGGTCCGGGTGCAGGCCGTGAAGCTGCCATCCGCGCACTGCAGAACGCCGGCCTGGAGGTCACCATGATTAAAGACGTGACCCCGGTTCCCCACAATGGATGCCGTCCTCCCAAAAGAAGACGTGTATAG
- the rpsD gene encoding 30S ribosomal protein S4 has protein sequence MARNMQPILKRCKTLGISPAAMGVNKNSIRNPKQGRRKQSEYAMQLNEKQKAKFIYGVQEKQFRHYYQMATKTVGVTGENLLRLLERRLDNCVYRLGFANTRREARQMVTHGHITVNGKKVDICSYLISEGDVISIAEKSRSSQHVKDILEKNAATVVPKWLEINHDAVAGKVVAMPERSDIDFDINETLIVELYSK, from the coding sequence ATGGCAAGAAATATGCAGCCTATCCTGAAGCGGTGCAAAACCCTGGGCATCAGCCCCGCTGCGATGGGCGTTAATAAAAATTCAATCCGCAACCCGAAGCAGGGCCGCCGCAAACAGAGTGAATATGCCATGCAGCTCAATGAGAAGCAGAAGGCAAAATTCATTTACGGTGTGCAGGAGAAGCAGTTCCGTCATTACTATCAGATGGCTACTAAAACAGTCGGCGTGACCGGTGAAAACCTGCTGCGTCTGCTGGAGCGCCGTTTGGACAACTGCGTTTACCGCCTCGGTTTTGCAAACACACGCCGTGAAGCACGCCAGATGGTTACTCACGGTCACATCACTGTAAACGGCAAAAAGGTGGATATCTGCTCTTACCTGATTAGTGAGGGCGATGTAATTTCCATCGCTGAAAAGAGCCGTTCTTCCCAGCATGTCAAAGACATTCTGGAAAAGAACGCAGCAACTGTTGTGCCCAAGTGGCTGGAAATCAACCACGATGCAGTTGCGGGCAAAGTTGTTGCTATGCCCGAAAGAAGCGATATTGATTTTGATATCAACGAAACGCTTATCGTTGAGTTGTACTCCAAGTAA
- a CDS encoding DNA-directed RNA polymerase subunit alpha — protein MIEIEKPKIETADVSDDGNYGKFVVAPLERGFGTTLGNSLRRVLLSSLPGVAPTSIKIDGVVHEFSTVPGVKEDVTEIVLNIKNLTAKLHCDGPKTVEICAEGPCEVTADSIKCDSEVEILNPDLHIATLGEGAKLYMEITLDKGRGYVPSDRNKQNMTANVIGDIPVDSIYTPVYRVNFNVENARVGQRIDYDKLTLEVWTNGVITAQEAVSLAAKFLTEHLNLFVNLSDKGSNAEIMVEKDDQDKEKVLEMTIEELDLSVRSFNCLKRAGINTVGDLVNKSEEDMMKVRNLGRKSLEEVIWKMASLGYNLRKEDE, from the coding sequence ATGATCGAGATAGAAAAGCCCAAAATTGAAACTGCAGACGTATCTGATGACGGCAACTACGGCAAGTTTGTTGTGGCTCCGCTGGAACGCGGCTTTGGCACAACCCTGGGCAACAGCCTGCGGCGTGTGCTGCTTTCCTCCCTGCCGGGCGTTGCGCCGACTTCCATCAAGATTGATGGTGTGGTGCACGAGTTTTCCACTGTTCCGGGTGTGAAAGAGGACGTTACCGAGATCGTTCTGAACATCAAGAACCTTACGGCAAAGCTGCACTGCGACGGCCCTAAAACCGTTGAAATCTGTGCAGAGGGTCCCTGTGAGGTCACGGCGGATTCTATCAAGTGTGACAGTGAGGTCGAGATTTTAAATCCTGACCTGCACATTGCGACTTTGGGCGAAGGCGCAAAGCTGTATATGGAAATCACACTGGATAAAGGACGCGGATACGTCCCCTCCGACCGCAACAAGCAGAACATGACCGCCAATGTCATTGGCGATATTCCCGTAGATTCTATCTACACCCCGGTGTACCGGGTTAACTTCAACGTGGAGAACGCCCGTGTTGGGCAGCGCATCGATTACGACAAGCTGACCCTTGAGGTTTGGACCAACGGCGTCATTACCGCACAGGAAGCTGTTTCCCTTGCGGCAAAATTCCTCACCGAGCATCTCAACCTCTTTGTGAATCTGTCTGATAAAGGCAGCAACGCAGAGATCATGGTGGAGAAGGACGATCAGGACAAAGAAAAAGTACTCGAAATGACCATTGAAGAGCTTGACTTGTCTGTTCGTTCCTTTAACTGCCTGAAGCGCGCTGGTATTAACACGGTGGGTGACCTTGTCAACAAGTCTGAAGAAGACATGATGAAGGTACGCAACCTTGGACGTAAATCGCTGGAGGAGGTCATCTGGAAGATGGCTTCACTTGGATATAATCTGCGCAAGGAAGATGAATAA
- the rplQ gene encoding 50S ribosomal protein L17, translated as MPGTRKLGRATDSRTAMLRAMVTFLLENGKIETTVTRAKEVRSMAEKMITIAKEDTLHNRRLVMGFVTKEAVTNKLFTETAPQYKERNGGYTRITKIGPRRGDAAEMAIIELMPVETAAPAAAEAPAESK; from the coding sequence ATGCCAGGAACCAGAAAGCTCGGCAGAGCGACCGACAGCCGTACCGCTATGCTGCGTGCAATGGTAACCTTTCTCTTAGAGAACGGTAAGATCGAAACGACCGTCACCCGTGCCAAGGAGGTTCGCTCCATGGCCGAGAAGATGATCACGATCGCCAAAGAGGACACGCTGCACAACAGACGCCTTGTAATGGGCTTCGTTACAAAAGAAGCTGTTACAAATAAACTGTTTACAGAAACTGCTCCGCAGTACAAAGAGCGCAATGGCGGCTACACCCGCATCACAAAGATCGGGCCCCGCCGCGGCGATGCTGCAGAGATGGCGATTATTGAACTGATGCCGGTTGAAACAGCAGCTCCCGCTGCTGCAGAAGCACCCGCTGAAAGCAAGTAA
- a CDS encoding threonine aldolase family protein, which yields MLRFECDYGEGAHPRILQKLVETNLEQTPGYGLDPYCESAAARIRSLCGTPDADVHFLVGGTQTNTTVIAAILRPWQGAIATSEGHIAVHETGAIEASGHKVLTLPSHDAKMDAAELRAHCTAHFADDSSEHTVQPGLIYISHPTESGTLYSLAELKAIRAVCSEFHLPLFIDGARLAYGLAAEGTDVTLTDIAHLSDVFYIGGTKVGALFGEAVVITNDALKKDFRYMIKQRGGMLAKGRLLGIQFDTLLKDNLYFQLGEHADQLAMKIRGSCLGKGLSLYVDSPTNQQFVVFPDKLLEKLEKDFSFSFIAKPDSTHTVVRICTSWATTESSVQTLCSAISNL from the coding sequence ATGCTTCGTTTTGAATGTGATTACGGTGAGGGTGCACATCCGCGCATCCTGCAAAAATTGGTAGAAACCAACCTGGAACAAACCCCCGGCTACGGTCTGGACCCTTACTGCGAAAGCGCGGCGGCACGCATTCGCAGCCTTTGCGGTACACCGGATGCGGATGTCCACTTTCTGGTTGGCGGCACCCAGACCAACACAACGGTAATTGCGGCTATACTGCGCCCGTGGCAGGGCGCGATTGCCACCAGTGAAGGGCACATTGCTGTACATGAAACCGGCGCAATTGAAGCCAGTGGACACAAGGTACTGACCCTACCCTCACATGATGCAAAAATGGATGCAGCGGAACTTCGCGCACACTGCACTGCGCATTTTGCGGACGATTCCAGCGAACACACCGTACAGCCCGGGCTGATTTACATTTCTCACCCAACAGAAAGCGGCACACTTTACAGCCTTGCAGAACTAAAAGCAATCCGCGCGGTATGCAGTGAATTTCACCTGCCTCTGTTTATCGACGGCGCCCGCCTTGCTTACGGTCTGGCCGCCGAGGGAACTGATGTTACCCTTACCGATATTGCACATCTGAGTGACGTCTTCTACATTGGCGGCACAAAAGTCGGCGCACTTTTCGGTGAAGCCGTTGTGATTACAAATGACGCATTAAAAAAGGATTTTCGCTATATGATCAAGCAGCGAGGCGGTATGCTTGCCAAAGGGCGCCTTCTTGGCATTCAGTTCGACACCCTGCTGAAGGACAATCTATATTTTCAGCTGGGCGAACATGCTGACCAGCTTGCCATGAAAATCCGCGGCTCCTGCTTGGGAAAAGGTCTTTCTCTGTACGTTGACTCCCCTACAAACCAGCAATTTGTTGTTTTTCCGGACAAGCTGCTGGAAAAGTTAGAGAAAGATTTTTCTTTCTCCTTTATCGCCAAGCCCGATTCCACACATACAGTTGTGCGCATCTGCACCAGCTGGGCAACCACAGAAAGCTCTGTACAAACGCTCTGCAGCGCAATTTCCAATCTGTAA
- a CDS encoding IS5 family transposase, which translates to MSLSALSDELARVKTHKKEFLSQIDHIVPWDEWAAIIKPRYYKGERGNKPYDLELMLRIHILQNLYNLADEATACEIIDSRAFSEFCGVESSNQVPDGDTIGRFRNILVRNGLEQEIFAQVVISLQKKGLLLKKGTIVDSTFIEAPSSTKNKERQRDPDAHQAKKGNTWHFGYKAHIGVDKDSGIVHTVDVTAANVSDVSETAKLLTGEEETVNGDSGYLGATKRPDAVVRNKKGKKIKYKINRRPSQVKKLSTSGQYYAKKVEHSKSSVRSKVEHVFAIVKSQLRYRKTRYRGLQKQIQKLNMMFALANLILADRNSLAV; encoded by the coding sequence ATCAGCTTGTCAGCTCTAAGCGATGAACTGGCACGGGTAAAAACACATAAAAAAGAATTTCTGAGTCAAATTGATCACATCGTGCCATGGGACGAATGGGCAGCCATCATAAAGCCGCGCTACTATAAGGGAGAACGCGGGAATAAACCATACGACCTGGAACTGATGCTTCGAATCCATATTTTGCAGAATCTGTACAATTTGGCTGACGAGGCAACAGCCTGTGAGATAATAGATAGCCGTGCCTTTTCGGAGTTTTGTGGAGTAGAATCCAGCAATCAGGTTCCGGATGGAGATACCATCGGCAGATTTCGGAATATTTTAGTGCGCAATGGCCTGGAGCAGGAGATTTTCGCACAGGTTGTGATATCGCTGCAGAAAAAAGGTCTGTTACTGAAAAAGGGAACCATAGTGGACTCCACTTTCATAGAAGCGCCTTCCTCGACCAAGAACAAAGAGAGGCAACGGGACCCGGATGCGCATCAGGCAAAGAAAGGCAACACATGGCATTTCGGATATAAGGCACACATTGGGGTGGACAAAGACAGTGGAATCGTCCATACGGTAGATGTAACAGCAGCAAATGTCAGTGATGTAAGTGAAACAGCAAAATTGCTTACAGGAGAAGAAGAAACCGTAAACGGGGACAGTGGTTATCTTGGAGCGACAAAGCGTCCGGATGCCGTTGTGCGCAACAAGAAAGGCAAGAAAATCAAATACAAAATCAATCGGCGCCCCTCTCAGGTAAAGAAACTCAGCACAAGCGGACAATATTACGCCAAAAAAGTCGAGCATTCAAAATCATCGGTGCGTTCAAAAGTTGAACATGTTTTTGCCATCGTAAAAAGTCAACTGCGGTATCGAAAAACACGATACCGAGGTTTGCAAAAGCAAATTCAAAAATTGAATATGATGTTTGCGCTGGCAAACCTGATTCTGGCTGACAGAAATTCTCTGGCAGTCTGA